One part of the Papilio machaon chromosome 5, ilPapMach1.1, whole genome shotgun sequence genome encodes these proteins:
- the LOC106708529 gene encoding uncharacterized protein LOC106708529 produces MSSRTKMRGGKKEMDPEELMKRKFRAKCLFRALGRMVMANVYWLIEAIDEYEGLEDVKRRVEQAVRGKSKKKQLLSINDKALLNKAADERTEEERKYLYRIIGGLKCFKRYPNHVKKKLAAVTYYKYYGPGRTIVRQHHEAHAMYFIVSGDVVVTQMIFDELLQKHVSVEVGSMHTGDMFGEVSLLHNIKRTATVTTVDHCELLVLIREDFKNVLQASVQKQWDEVQDAMSAFTYFDALDEVSRREGCIVAKMKSYETNETVLGDGVGVPNFVYFILSGRCQMIESIQVTVVTNLGKNYYTLYDPYVAPEESEQDLDAKYFGAYKKMSKNSELKDETSIDKEQSTAKQSIPLAETSTNIASSYKKKSSILKPDSGRASVEYEEGIRPSTESSRIRLRSHTGSDSVTKEKDLLKPSEQGLRESIRLSVVPEVVHRTPKNVRTFFMQVCQFNPGSSFGFGENMRDRRIIALTPVDCMLLPSIWLLQKNTANIWFRIKHYLDKKIPSKKQLFKEFVSTRRWEEYREQIVSDVISRTNTVNWTTVHDVPYSIRIEEMTNI; encoded by the exons ATGTCAAGTCGAACTAAAATGAGGGGTGGTAAAAAAGAAATg GATCCTGAAGAACTAATGAAACGCAAATTTCGGGCTAAATGCTTATTCCGTGCGCTCGGCCGCATGGTGATGGCGAATGTATACTGGCTGATAGAAGCAATAGACGAATACGAGGGACTGGAAGACGTGAAGCGTAGAGTAGAACAAGCTGTTCGCGGCAAATCTAAAAAGAAGCAGTTGTTAAGTATAAAC GACAAAGCTCTGTTAAATAAAGCTGCTGACGAGCGAACAGAAGAAGAAAGGAAATACTTATACCGTATTATTGGGGGTCTGAAATGTTTCAAAAGATATCCTAAC CACGTGAAAAAGAAGTTAGCAGCAGTGACGTACTACAAGTACTATGGTCCGGGACGTACTATAGTGCGTCAGCATCATGAGGCACATGCGATGTACTTCATCGTTAGTGGCGATGTGGTCGTCACTCAGATGATTTTCGACGAGCTGCTTCAGAAGCACGTGTCAGTGGAGGTCGGCTCTATGCACACCGGCGATATGTTCGGAGAAGTCTCACTCCTGCATAACATCAAGAGAACCGCAACAGTCACTACTGTTG ATCATTGCGAGCTGCTGGTACTAATAAGGGAggactttaaaaatgttctcCAAGCGTCCGTACAGAAACAATGGGACGAGGTCCAGGACGCTATGTCGGCTTTTACTTACTTCGATGCTTTGGATGAG GTGTCACGTCGTGAAGGTTGCATTGTAGCGAAAATGAAATCGTATGAAACTAACGAGACAGTGCTGGGCGACGGCGTTGGTGTGCCTAACTTTGTCTACTTCATCCTGTCGGGTCGCTGCCAGATGATAGAGTCCATACAAGTGACGGTCGTCACAAATCTCGGCAAGAACTACTACACACTATATGATCCTTAT GTGGCACCAGAAGAAAGTGAACAAGATTTGgatgcaaaatattttggggcgtataaaaaaatgagtaaGAACAGCGAATTGAAGGACGAAACTTCAATTGACAAAGAACAATCGACAGCGAAACAATCGATACCCCTCGCGGAAACGTCAACCAACATAGCCAGTTCTTACAAGAAGAAGTCTAGTATTTTAAAGCCGGATAGCGGTCGAGCATCCGTCGAATATGAAGAAGGGATACGGCCTAGTACCGAAAGTAGTCGTATTCGTTTACGTAGTCATACTGGCTCTGATTCTGTGACTAAGGAAAAGGATCTTCTAAAACCATCAGAGCAAGGCCTTCGAGAGTCAATAAG ATTAAGCGTTGTTCCCGAAGTAGTACATCGAACACCGAAAAATGTTCGCACTTTTTTCATGCAG GTCTGTCAGTTTAACCCAGGATCGAGCTTCGGGTTTGGAGAGAATATGCGAGACCGACGTATCATTGCACTGACGCCAGTGGACTGCATGCTGCTGCCCAGCATCTGGCTGCTGCAGAAGAATACGGCCAACATCTGGTTTcgaataaaacattatctcGATAAGAAA ATTCCGTCAAAGAAGCAGCTGTTTAAGGAGTTTGTTTCCACGCGTCGTTGGGAGGAGTACCGTGAGCAGATCGTCTCAGATGTGATCTCCCGGACCAACACTGTTAACTGGACCACGGTACACGATGTACCTTACTCAATACGCATCGAGGAAATGACGAATATATGa
- the LOC106708540 gene encoding proteasome maturation protein, translating into MSFGLPSLKVKPEQASECKIRDGPYGIPNPFVEGLSSAKPKLRVSHPLEASERNYHLNEEKMNMAMLRNIQGLHAPLKLTMERKFAKKIGRLPFLPSSNLQHEVLTGRDLDIGFEDILNTPDMCETAGQPHAIVERSLGLL; encoded by the exons ATG agtTTCGGATTGCCGTCTTTGAAGGTCAAGCCAGAACAGGCAAGTGAGTGCAAAATACGAGATGGTCCATACGGCATTCCCAACCCCTTTGTCGAAGGGCTATCATCTGCAAAGCCCAAATTACGCGTGTCACATCCTTTGGAGGCATCAGAACGCAAT TATCACCTTAATGAAGAGAAAATGAACATGGCAATGTTGCGCAACATCCAAGGACTCCATGCTCCACTAAAACTGACAATGGAAAGGAAGTTTGCAAAAAAG ATTGGTCGCCTGCCGTTCCTACCGAGTTCCAACTTGCAGCATGAAGTGCTTACTGGTCGTGACTTGGACATTGGCTTTGAAGACATACTCAACACCCCAGACATGTGTGAAACAGCCGGCCAACCACATGCCATTGTAGAAAGATCGCTTGGTTTACTGTAA
- the LOC106708542 gene encoding 2-oxo-4-hydroxy-4-carboxy-5-ureidoimidazoline decarboxylase — MTSLTISEVNSLDDNQFETVFGNVIEHCKSAPMMIKKLRPFKNVNELCDAFQKYLDDINEEEKLAVLKSHPDLAGRLAQQGDLTPESTEEQRSAGLNDLTEEQKRIMDDRNKRYKLKFGFPFIICARENKVQSILSGLQHRYNNNYDQEVETGINEVKKICKLRILNIVTK, encoded by the exons ATGACATCTCTAACCATTTCCGAAGTCAATTCATTAGACGATAATCAGTTCGAGACGGTTTTTGGAAACGTAATAGAACATTGCAAAAGCGCCCCgatgatgataaaaaagttacgGCCGTTTAAAAACGTCAATGAACTTTGTGATGCGTTTCAAAAGTACTTAGACGATATCAATGAAGaag aaaaattgGCAGTATTGAAATCACATCCCGATCTCGCAGGCAGATTGGCACAGCAAGGGGATCTAACCCCAGAATCAACGGAAGAGCAACGAAGCGCTGGATTGAATGATCTAACTGAGGAACAAAAGCGAATAATGGACGATAGAAACAAACG gtacaaattaaaattcggATTTCCATTCATAATTTGTGCAAGAGAAAATAAAGTGCAATCCATATTGTCTGGCTTACAACATCGTTACAACAATAATTATGACCAGGAAGTGGAAACTGGCATTAACgaagtaaagaaaatatgCAAATTGAGAATTCTCAATATTGTaactaaataa
- the LOC106708537 gene encoding uncharacterized protein LOC106708537, producing MSSRGTKKEVDPEEQFKRKFRSKCLFRALGRLVMANAYWLIEAVDHYEGLEDVKRRVEQAVRAKSKKKQLLSINDKGLLNKPADERTDDEKKYLFRIIGGLKCFKRYPNHVKKKLAAATYYKYYGPGRTIVRQHHEAHAMYFIVSGDVVVTQNIFDELLQKHVSVEVGSMHTGDMFGEVSLLHNIKRTATVTTVDHCELLVLMKDDFKNVLQASVQKQWDEVQRAMSAFTYFDALDEVARREGCIVAKMKSYETNETVLGDGVGVPNFVYFILSGRCQMIESMQVTVVTHLGKNYYTLYDPYVPTEESEQDLDAKYFGAYNKMSKNSTDTKDESSIDKEQSTAKHLIHIAETSTSMGSSSKKKSSILKPDSGQASVEYEEGIRRSTESSRIRHTGSDSTTKENDLLKPSDRGVRESIRLSVVPQIIRMPPKSVRTYFMQVCQFNPGSSFGFGENMRDRRIIALTPVDCMLLPSIWLLQRNTANIWSRIQHYLEKKIPTKKQLFKEFVSARRWEEFREQTVADVVSRTKTVNWTTVHDVPYSIRIEEMKDI from the exons ATGTCGAGTCGAGGTACTAAAAAGGAAGTG GATCCGGAAGAACAGTTTAAGCGTAAATTTCGGTCTAAATGCTTATTCCGTGCGCTCGGCCGCTTGGTGATGGCGAATGCGTATTGGTTGATAGAAGCAGTAGACCATTACGAGGGACTGGAAGACGTAAAGCGTAGAGTAGAACAAGCTGTTCGCGCCAAATCAAAAAAGAAGCAGTTGTTAAGTATCAAC GACAAAGGTCTGTTAAATAAACCAGCCGACGAGCGGACAGACGacgaaaagaaatatttattccgTATCATTGGTGGcctgaaatgttttaaacgataTCCTAAT CATGTGAAAAAGAAGCTAGCAGCAGCGACATATTACAAGTACTATGGTCCGGGACGAACTATAGTGCGTCAGCATCATGAGGCGCACGCGATGTACTTCATAGTGAGCGGCGATGTAGTCGTAACGCAAAATATCTTCGACGAGCTGCTTCAGAAGCACGTGTCAGTGGAGGTCGGCTCTATGCACACCGGCGACATGTTCGGAGAAGTCTCACTCCTGCATAACATCAAGAGAACTGCAACAGTTACTACTGTTG ATCATTGCGAGCTTCTAGTGCTAATGAAGGACGACTTCAAAAATGTTCTCCAAGCGTCCGTGCAGAAGCAATGGGACGAGGTGCAGCGAGCGATGTCCGCTTTCACTTACTTCGATGCTTTGGATGAG GTGGCGCGTCGTGAAGGTTGCATTGTAGCGAAAATGAAATCGTATGAAACTAACGAGACAGTGCTGGGCGACGGCGTAGGCGTGCCTAACTTTGTCTACTTCATCCTGTCGGGTCGCTGCCAGATGATAGAGTCCATGCAAGTGACGGTCGTCACACATCTCGGCAAGAACTACTATACACTCTATGACCCTTAT GTACCAACTGAGGAAAGTGAGCAAGATTTGgatgcaaaatattttggaGCGTACAATAAAATGAGTAAGAACAGTACTGATACGAAGGACGAATCATCAATCGATAAAGAACAATCGACAGCGAAACATTTGATACACATCGCTGAAACATCAACGAGCATGGGGAGTTCTTCCAAGAAGAAATCGAGTATTTTAAAGCCAGATAGCGGACAAGCATCCGTCGAATATGAAGAAGGGATACGGCGTAGTACCGAAAGTAGCCGTATTCGACATACTGGCTCTGATTCTACAACTAAAGAAAATGATCTTTTGAAACCATCAGACCGAGGCGTCCGAGAGTCAATCag ATTAAGCGTCGTTCCCCAAATAATACGCATGCCACCGAAAAGTGTTCGCACTTATTTCATGCAG GTGTGTCAATTTAACCCAGGATCGAGCTTCGGGTTTGGGGAAAACATGCGCGATCGGCGCATCATCGCGCTAACGCCAGTGGACTGCATGCTGCTGCCCAGCATCTGGCTGCTGCAGAGGAATACGGCCAACATCTGGTCTCGCATACAACATTATCTTGAAAAGAAA ATCCCGACAAAAAAGCAGCTATTCAAGGAGTTTGTGTCCGCGCGTCGCTGGGAAGAGTTCCGCGAGCAGACCGTCGCAGATGTGGTCTCCCGGACCAAAACGGTTAACTGGACTACGGTACATGATGTGCCTTACTCAATACGCATCGAGGAGATGAAGGATATATGA